Proteins encoded in a region of the Candidatus Flexicrinis proximus genome:
- a CDS encoding protein kinase: MNTKSSICWGEAAWARCIWASAASGSSRSRLCRQKSLHRARNAQRFEREIEALKTLDHPNVVHLIDSGVDNDRRYMIMDFIDGQDLTHVLREKGMFSPEVAYDIVKQIGAALTYIHSREADPPRRHERQHHAES, encoded by the coding sequence GTGAATACGAAGTCCTCGATTTGCTGGGGCGAGGCGGCATGGGCGAGGTGTATCTGGGCTTCGGCGGCGAGCGGATCGTCGCGATCAAGATTATGCCGCCAGAAATCGCTTCACAGGGCAAGAAACGCACAGCGGTTCGAGCGGGAAATCGAAGCGCTGAAGACGCTGGACCATCCGAACGTCGTCCACCTGATCGACTCGGGGGTCGATAATGACCGCCGCTACATGATCATGGACTTCATCGACGGGCAGGACCTGACGCATGTGCTGCGCGAGAAAGGGATGTTCTCGCCTGAGGTCGCGTACGACATCGTCAAGCAGATCGGGGCGGCGCTGACATATATCCACAGCCGCGAAGCAGATCCACCGCGACGTCACGAGCGGCAACATCATGCTGAGTCCTAA